In Bacteroidia bacterium, a single window of DNA contains:
- a CDS encoding T9SS type A sorting domain-containing protein, which yields MKHKLYSKQKQVQKTDMTRAVTIAALTSSGTGLILAFFIFLNVGGIKDVLAGTDMTYYSRTSGDWNDKNTWSSTGHDGEKAHSIPGENDIVYIKGADVRVKRNEKCRSIFITGSSSITTFTIGAKKTLEVSGDINIDMNGDSKSLAVLVDQEGALKVAGNFNVKGEGTSWTYLWFDSSNSEISGDINLNAEEQAGIMYYTFGNATTQVAGNLNLQQNGAGAIVSFKQDHTSEVAIAGDIKFSASEEGKAALLLNDQSVLTLNGNIHRMAAPANFGLFSATENATLVLAGSDKQLLSASAGAGTDGIYYNNVKINNSSASVPQVVLEGTVFIKGKFSFKRGIVETTQKNQITFGPAGNFEKRNSASYIMGPGEETENPEGNPLPVDLLTYDVKPLNSNVVVAWATASELNNDYFTLERSSDGHTFSHLTTVKGAGTSQQTKKYAFLDKSPLPGTSYYQLRQTGFDGAIEAFPVKWVNRGNTNINAEPLALKEIGPNPFVSQFSLSYRAGNTSPVNLTLLDLNGRLLHTKIINSNRGVNAYTYLEGGSLESGIYFLVLEQNGAKVTKRLIKRS from the coding sequence ATGAAACACAAGCTTTACTCAAAACAGAAGCAGGTACAAAAAACGGACATGACGCGGGCGGTAACGATTGCGGCCCTCACCAGCTCAGGTACGGGATTGATCCTTGCCTTTTTTATTTTCCTGAATGTAGGAGGTATAAAGGATGTATTGGCTGGAACTGATATGACATATTATTCGCGCACCAGCGGAGACTGGAACGATAAAAATACCTGGTCATCAACCGGGCATGATGGCGAAAAGGCGCATTCCATACCGGGCGAAAATGATATTGTTTATATTAAAGGCGCTGACGTCAGAGTGAAACGTAATGAAAAGTGCAGATCGATTTTTATTACCGGTTCTTCCTCTATTACCACATTTACAATTGGCGCCAAAAAAACACTGGAGGTTTCCGGAGACATTAATATAGATATGAATGGCGATTCCAAAAGTCTCGCGGTACTGGTAGATCAGGAAGGGGCATTAAAAGTAGCCGGTAATTTTAATGTGAAAGGGGAGGGCACCTCATGGACCTACCTCTGGTTTGACAGCAGCAACAGCGAAATTTCCGGTGATATAAACCTGAATGCAGAAGAGCAGGCCGGCATTATGTACTACACTTTTGGCAATGCCACAACCCAGGTAGCCGGAAACCTCAACCTGCAACAGAACGGGGCCGGGGCCATTGTTTCATTTAAGCAGGACCACACCAGCGAAGTGGCCATAGCGGGAGATATTAAATTCTCCGCATCGGAAGAAGGCAAGGCTGCGCTTTTACTCAATGATCAATCTGTTCTTACGCTCAACGGAAATATTCATCGGATGGCAGCGCCAGCGAACTTTGGATTATTCTCAGCCACGGAAAATGCCACGCTTGTGCTTGCCGGCTCTGACAAGCAGTTGCTGTCCGCCAGTGCGGGTGCAGGAACTGACGGTATATATTATAATAATGTTAAAATCAATAACAGTTCAGCCTCTGTTCCGCAAGTGGTGCTTGAAGGCACTGTATTTATTAAAGGAAAATTCAGTTTTAAAAGAGGCATTGTTGAAACCACTCAGAAAAATCAAATAACCTTCGGCCCTGCCGGAAATTTTGAGAAGCGAAACAGTGCCAGCTATATCATGGGTCCTGGTGAAGAAACTGAGAACCCGGAAGGCAATCCGCTGCCTGTAGATCTTCTCACGTATGACGTGAAGCCGCTTAATAGCAATGTGGTGGTGGCATGGGCTACCGCTTCAGAATTGAACAACGATTACTTTACGCTGGAACGCAGCAGTGATGGCCATACCTTCAGCCACCTCACCACAGTAAAGGGTGCAGGCACTTCTCAGCAAACGAAAAAATATGCATTTCTGGACAAAAGTCCGTTGCCTGGCACCTCGTATTATCAACTTCGCCAGACCGGTTTTGATGGCGCAATCGAGGCCTTTCCGGTAAAGTGGGTAAACCGTGGAAATACTAATATCAATGCAGAGCCGCTGGCATTAAAGGAAATAGGCCCAAATCCTTTCGTATCGCAATTTAGCCTGAGCTACCGGGCCGGCAATACGTCTCCCGTAAACCTTACTCTCCTGGATCTTAATGGCAGGCTGCTCCACACCAAAATCATCAACAGCAACAGAGGAGTTAACGCATACACATACTTAGAAGGTGGAAGCCTCGAAAGCGGAATTTATTTCCTTGTGCTTGAGCAAAATGGCGCTAAAGTAACGAAGAGGCTAATCAAAAGAAGCTAA
- a CDS encoding cyclic nucleotide-binding domain-containing protein, producing MKQFLKAIHAVDDAILDEYISCWEEFSVKRKTIITAEDQVQRHMFFVREGIQKSYYIDDGKEHVIAFTYPPSFSGIPDSFLPQKPSKYFLETITDSKFLRLSYRMHQEMMARYRPKETLFRIATEMVLIGLIQRHHELMAFDIETRFKTMMQRSPHLLNMIPHKDLASYLRINPTNFSKLLSSVTI from the coding sequence ATGAAACAATTCCTCAAAGCCATCCATGCGGTGGACGATGCGATCCTTGACGAGTACATTTCATGCTGGGAGGAGTTCAGCGTAAAAAGAAAAACCATTATCACTGCCGAAGATCAGGTGCAGCGGCACATGTTCTTTGTGCGGGAAGGAATTCAAAAGTCCTACTACATTGATGATGGGAAAGAGCATGTAATCGCCTTCACATACCCGCCATCATTTTCCGGGATCCCGGATTCGTTCCTGCCGCAGAAGCCTTCAAAGTATTTCCTGGAAACCATCACTGACAGCAAGTTCCTGCGCCTGTCTTACAGGATGCACCAGGAAATGATGGCGCGTTACAGGCCAAAAGAAACACTCTTCAGAATTGCCACCGAAATGGTACTTATAGGTTTGATACAGCGGCATCACGAGTTAATGGCTTTCGATATTGAGACGCGTTTTAAAACGATGATGCAGCGAAGTCCGCACCTGCTGAATATGATCCCGCACAAGGATCTCGCCTCATACCTGCGCATAAACCCCACAAATTTCAGTAAGCTCCTTTCATCGGTAACCATTTAA
- a CDS encoding alpha/beta fold hydrolase has protein sequence MNNTMQAQSWVDTVQYPFAHHYFQLEAGRMHYVDEGEGEVILFVHGTPTWSFLYRDMIRELSKSHRCIAIDHLGFGLSDKPQDFPGTPQAHARNLSAFIQALDLKDITLVVHDFGGPIGLSAAIAEPVRIKKIVLFNTWLWETASDPGARKVDKIVNSALGRFLYLRMNFSPKVLLKKGFADKANLTKNIHRQYLLPFPDKTSRYPLLRLAKSLVGASSWYQEQWELLHKISDKPWLLVWGTKDKFITTGYLEKWRTRLPEARIVEMDCGHFVQEEMSGEAIIAMKDFLSDE, from the coding sequence ATGAATAATACAATGCAAGCCCAATCTTGGGTTGACACGGTTCAATATCCGTTCGCCCACCATTATTTCCAACTGGAAGCGGGACGGATGCACTACGTTGACGAAGGAGAAGGAGAGGTGATCCTGTTTGTACATGGAACGCCAACATGGTCATTTCTTTATCGCGATATGATCAGGGAGCTTTCCAAAAGCCATCGGTGCATCGCGATAGACCATCTCGGCTTCGGACTCTCAGATAAGCCGCAGGATTTTCCGGGAACACCGCAGGCCCACGCCCGGAATTTGTCCGCCTTTATACAGGCGCTGGACCTGAAAGATATTACCCTGGTGGTACATGACTTTGGTGGCCCCATCGGATTGTCTGCCGCTATAGCCGAACCGGTGCGGATAAAGAAAATCGTTCTCTTCAATACATGGCTGTGGGAGACGGCCTCTGACCCCGGAGCCAGAAAGGTGGATAAGATCGTGAACAGCGCGCTGGGCCGGTTCCTCTACCTGCGAATGAATTTTTCACCCAAAGTTTTGCTGAAGAAAGGATTTGCGGATAAAGCCAATCTGACGAAAAATATTCACCGGCAATATCTCCTTCCTTTTCCTGACAAAACTTCCCGCTATCCACTATTGAGGCTGGCGAAATCGCTGGTTGGCGCATCTTCCTGGTATCAGGAACAATGGGAATTGTTGCACAAAATCAGCGATAAGCCGTGGCTCCTGGTGTGGGGCACGAAGGATAAATTCATCACAACGGGTTACCTGGAAAAATGGAGGACAAGGCTTCCTGAAGCCAGGATCGTGGAAATGGATTGCGGGCATTTTGTGCAGGAAGAAATGTCCGGGGAGGCCATCATTGCAATGAAAGACTTTCTGAGTGATGAGTAA
- a CDS encoding SPOR domain-containing protein: protein MKKALLTMAIAMGAITISQAQVLPFNKQDNKSKRVSNSETSAAESENHKVNLQVQSVLADVKMEIVNGMVLPELETPEEVEVDSLIASDNIPEVAPEPEKSDIPIDIFDIENKHSTENPDFSNADIYLVVGAFEIPENAAKLQNQMSEKGIQSQSLYNKERNLHYIYVEQAGTIEEAEQNILRIRRDVVPDAWIYVKIK, encoded by the coding sequence ATGAAAAAAGCACTACTGACAATGGCTATTGCAATGGGAGCCATCACAATTTCCCAGGCGCAGGTTCTTCCGTTCAACAAGCAGGATAATAAATCTAAACGCGTTTCGAATTCGGAAACGAGTGCCGCTGAAAGTGAGAATCATAAGGTAAATCTTCAGGTACAATCAGTTTTGGCCGATGTAAAAATGGAGATTGTCAACGGGATGGTATTGCCGGAACTGGAAACTCCCGAAGAGGTGGAAGTAGATTCGTTAATCGCTTCGGACAATATTCCTGAAGTGGCGCCAGAACCTGAAAAATCTGATATTCCAATTGATATTTTTGACATTGAGAATAAGCATTCAACGGAAAATCCTGATTTCAGCAATGCCGATATTTATCTGGTAGTTGGAGCCTTTGAAATTCCTGAAAATGCGGCAAAGCTTCAGAACCAAATGAGTGAAAAAGGAATCCAGTCACAATCCCTGTATAATAAAGAGCGGAACCTTCACTATATCTATGTGGAGCAGGCCGGAACGATTGAGGAGGCCGAACAGAACATTTTGCGCATCCGCAGGGATGTAGTTCCTGATGCGTGGATCTATGTAAAAATAAAATAG